The stretch of DNA GAATAAAAAGATTTCTCGCTTCGCTCGAAATGACTGGTGAGCCAACTGTCAGTCTTGATGCATTAGATTTATATCGCTCACGACATTTATTGGGATCGATTTCGCCAGCATAGTCAAAATAAGGATCCAGAAAAACGGTTTTAATTTTAGTGATCAAATCCATTCGTTGGGCAAGAACCAGGTTTCGGGCTTCACGCTGCAAATCATCCTGGGTAAAATTTTTCCCTTCGGACTGCCATTGTTCCGCCAATTGTTTCTCGACATCGATTTGCAGCGTGCCTTTGACCATAATTCGATAAGCGTATTCATCGGGATGATCGGGAAAACAGAGCGTCTTTGCCATGCCCACGCCGTCCATGCCCCGATTGCGCATGGCAGTCAGCGCCTGGTCGAGAATGTAGCCAGGGATGGGCACGGTGCCGTTGATCGCTGCCACGCCGCAATTGGATTGGGCCGTGGCTCGTGCCGCCATCCGTTCCTCAAAAAGCTGCTCATCCTTTTCGATCTCTTTGATCACTTCTTTGCGAATGCGGTAGCGATGATCCACCCGCTCCTTCAATCCCAGCCAGTGGATGGCATCGAACCTGCCCCGCAGTTCCCGAATATCCTTGAATCCCAGCGCCGCCAGCGCCCTGGTCACCTGCATCTGGATCATGGTGAAGGCATTGATCATCTGCACCGTATTCAGCTCCACATCCCGCAGCTTCTGCAAAATCAAATTGCTGGTGGCGATGCCCCGTGAGCAGCCATCGTGACAGTTGCGATTGCGGTCGCAGCCAATGGCAACCAGCGGAGCGGTGCCCCAGATCACACCGTCAGCGCCCAGCGCCACGGCTTTGATCACATCCTCGTAGGTCCGAATGCCGCCCGAAACCATGAATTTGACATAGTTGCGCAGCCCATCTTTCACCAGCCGATTGTGGATCAACGGAATGGCATATTCGATGTGCATGCCCATCTGGCCCTTGATGATATTGGGCGAAGCGCCTGTCCCGCCTCGAGGCCCATCGAGCCAGATTTCGATCTTCATGCCATACTTTCTGGCGTATTCAGCCATCTCTGCTGAAAAATTTTCCTGGCGTTGAATTTCCGTACCAAATTTTGCCCTGACGATTTCTTCGGTATTATCTTTGGCAATTCGAGCCAACCCAGTGGCAATAAATTCAATATCGATGGAGGGCGAAACTTTGATGGCGATCACGGCCTCGGGATTGATCATTCGAATCACATCGATGAACGCCTTCACGTCTTCAATCGAATAGCAGTTGTGGAACGGGAACGGCGAGATGATGCTGCTGTAACTGTATTGAATGATCTCCTCGCAGGATCGGACGATATTTTGAAACTCAATCGGGTCGATGGAATGCTGGGCGTTCAAATTGTACGCCGTCTCCTGAATCTGCCAGAGCACGTTTTTCAGCTCGTCGGTGACTTTATCCGCTCGCTGTGCCTCATCGATGGTCGGCAGACTGGCTCCCGCCACGTCTTTCAGCGGATGATTTTCTTTGGCCTGAATTTTCTGGAGCTGTTGAAACAATCCTTCTAACTTTTCGAGGTTCAACTGCTCGATGCCTTCCACGCCTCGCATGTACGAGACCAGCTTGTTGACCTTCTGCGCCAGAATGTGCCCGCCGATGCCCATTTTGGCGCCCTGGCTATAGGCGATGACGACCCGCCGAGCCTTTTTGATGGTCTGTTTGGTCACGCCGAACAGACCCGTTTTCAGCTCGGTGCTGACAAACGGCTGATCCGCCTCATCGACCACGACGGTAAAATGAAACGGCTTGAGCGAGGGATAGTGCTGAATCTTTTGATAAATTTCGGGATGACTTTCTGGCGTAATGCCCTGCTCCGATAAAATTTGCCGCATCTGCTGAACCGTGTAATCCTGCCCGCTCTGAAAGTAGGGCTTGATCAATTGAATCTCATTTTCGGTGAAGAAAATCGGCTCGCCCTTGGAATTCAAAAAAAAGCAGGTGGGATAGCCGCCCTCGCCCGTGTCGAACTGGATGCCCAGCTCCCGTGCAGCGACCACATGGGCACGCCAGGTATCCAATCCGATCGAGCCGACCGATTTGCCGCCGAACATCCAGGGCGCCTCCAGAACCAGATTTTTATCCAAAGGCAGGGCGGTCTTAACCTGATCCAGTTCGCTTTCAGGAATATCCATGGGGTCACGGTTGTACAGAATCCGCATCACATCAAAGCCATCGCCCAACAGACCTGTGGCTTTGACATTTTTGAATTCCAGCATAGAGAGATCGCCCGCCGCCATCCGTCCCATGGATTCGATCAGTTGTCCAGGCCAGACGAAATCCCGCTTGTACAGGTTCTGATTGGTATCGCCCAGTCGATAAAAATCATGCGGCGCTTTGACCTGCTTGATGCGATTTTTCAATGAAGAATAAGTTCGCACCGAGCCATCAGGAATGGGTTCGGCCTGGATCAATTCTTCATTCAGCCTGGCGTATTCGGCTAAAATATTATCATCTTCAAAAATCTGGCGCTGGATGCGATTCTCCAATTTGATGAAATCGATCAGCCGACCCTCCTCGCCGACGGTTTTTTTCAAATCTTTGAACCCCGATGCGCCGAGTACTTCCAGAATCTGCACTTTGCGGGACTCGGCCTGATTGTTGAGTCGCTTCACGGCCCAGTCGATGTCCAGGCTCAACAATTTTTCCGTGGTCGCCTTTTTCTCGATTTTGGCTTTGTAGGCCGAAGGATCGAGCGCCAGCAGCGCCGCAAAATCGATCAACGTGGCTTCGGCGCCCCGCTGAATGGTCTTTTGCGTATCCGAAGCCAGCCGAATGCCGCCCGAGGCAATGATGCTGACCTCGTGCCGCCTGCCGATGCGCATGAGATAATGATGCAGCGCCCGCACCGCCATCGAGGTCACGTAATATTCGTCCTTGTTGCGCAGCCCGTGCAGGTGCAGAATATCCACACCCTGGTCGAGAAAATGATTGACCTTTTCCTTGATCTCGGCATCCAGGCTGAGCGAGCCGATGAGATCGTACTCGGAAATTTCCAGGTAGCCACAGATGAGGGGCTTGCCGCCATTTTGCGCAGCGACCGAATCAAAAATATAGTTCAGCGTGCGCTCGATCTGGGGATGATATTCCACCTCGAAAACGGGCATGCGCCACAGGTCGATCAAAAAATCCCGATTGGTGCGGGGATTGACCATCAGCCGATGGATCAACTCGTGATCGACCCGAGGGATGATCACGGCGGGCAGTCGCTCGTACTTGCCTTCTTTCAGGAGAAATTGATAATGCTCCAGCAGCCGCTCCAGCGTGATGACGACCAGGCTCTTCTGTTTTTCAGCGACTTTGATGAACGCCAGCTCTGCCTTGCCATTGCTCTCCAGCGGAATGGCGTTGTACAGGATCGGCGTCATCAATTTGATGGTCGGGTGAATGGGATTGACCAGGTTGCCGTCCCGATCAAACTTGCAGAAATCCTCCCGCTTGCCCAGGATCACCGAAAGCTCCTCATCGGGATCGCCCTCGTGCAGCCGATTCTGGGCAGGGCCCACGATGTGAAAATGGGCGAACCGTTCCGCATCAAAGCCAATGCCCTGGTGCCGATCGCCCTGCCCGCTGCCCGAAACAGGAATCTTGCCCGTGGAAGCCTCTTTATCGATCTCCATGATGATCTCTTCGGTCACGTAGCGATCGGCCATCTCGGTCAGGTAGGTCGAGCGCTGGACTTTGGTCGTGTCATGAATCCGATTCTGCTGCTTGATCCAGTATTTCTTCTCCTCCAGATCGGGCGCATGGAGGATCAATTTGTCCAGCACCATCCGCTCTTTCTGCGCCTGCTTATTTTGCGGGCAATAATTGACGCAGGCGTTACACAGCGCACAATTGATATTTTTCAGCTCTGGAATTTTACGAGGACGTCCCTCCCGTGCGCCGTACATGCAGGCATTTTCATGCGAACACATGCCGCAGCGGATGCAGGTCAGCGGATCGATGAACAACTGGCTGTACTCGAATCCTTTTTCATAAATCAGCTTCACGCCATGGGACAGGTGCGATTTTTCATCCTTTTGATCGGCCAGCGTGTGCTCCCTGTACAGCGGACTCTGCTTCACGATCTCCCAGAAACGATCGACAAAATCTTGTTTTTGATTCGGGTTCAAATTCACTCCTGTAACTTAGTACCATATTTTATAGGGCAGCAAGCTGCAAATTCCAAGTTCCAATAGTCAAATCCCAAATAAATTTTCAAATTTCAATGACCAAAAATTTTGAAAAAATCCGCCCGCTATCAGCCAAAAGCTCATTATAACCGCCATACCCATCTATACAAAACTGGAGAAATTACTATTCTTTTTGACTCATTTTTGACTCATTTGACTCATTATTGCCTCATTTTTGACTCATAAAGGATATAATGTGATCCCCTTTTGCCCTCTCCTATGAGTTTAATTATTTTTTTAGACACTAATTCCGCAAGGTCTCTGGTGGCAGATTGACGGCTTATGTTATTTAATTCGGTATAGTTCTTATTGGTGATCATCCCCTTTTCCTTAATAAACATAACAGCTTTAATCTGCCTTTCATTACATCCTAATTTTCTAAGATGCTCCTCTGTCCATTTATCCTTATAAAAAATAACATTCATCACGCCATGATCTTCAATAAATTCTGGTTCGGGCAATCCCTGTTCGATACACTTGTCAACCATCATGAGCGTGCCCCTGCCCCAGGCTTCAATAAATCCAGCATAGTAAAAAACTTCTGCCAGCAATTTATTCCTCGGTTTGGACAGATGATTGGTTTTGAGTTTTTCCACAGGCACTTCTGGCGGCAAACTTCCTTCGTTCATAATGACCAGCTTATCTGAATAAACTCTAATCTGGATGTGCGAAGTGCCCCAATAGTCTCTATGGATGAGCGCATTGATGATGGCTTCCCGTAATGCTTCATAAGGATATTCCAGAATATCCCGCCGATGGATGCCTTCGTAACTGATGTTACTTTTCAAATACTTGGTTCTGAGGATTTCCAGCGAATTTTCCAATTGTTGGAACAGATTACCTTTAACAACATCAGTGGTTTGAATATCCGTATCCGATAAAAAACGACCAATCTTTATATAAGCATGGCTATAAAACCGCTGTGGCTCATTCCCAAAAAGAAGAATTGCGGCACGTTTCAGGCTTTGATTTTCGATGAGATTTAATTTTTGTAGAATGATGATAAAATCGGTTTCACGAACAATTGAAGGAATGCGATCCACAGCAAATCGCTTGAAATCTTCTATGGTAGTATGATTGAGACAGTTCAGATCGCCTTTATCTTCAATGGAGTTGTCCCAGGCAATGCCAGTCTTTCTTATCAAAAAGTCAGCCAGGTCTTTTCCCTGCAATTCCTGCACGGTACTCCCAGTGCGGAGATAAAACTTCCCATTATGCGAAATCGGGACAGATGAAGGATGTATCTTTATTTTAATTATTTCATGCTCGTTTACCTTTTCTAATTCGACGAAGGGAATGATGCCAAGTCTGTTTCTTATCTTATTGGGAATATCCTCTAAAAGTCTATTGACGTGCTCCACAACGACAGGTTGTCCCTTATCATTGAGACCAATAATCAGCGTTCCGCCCTTGCTATTTGCAAAAGCAGAAACTACTTTCAGATGTTCATCTCGCCAGTCACTTTTAAATTCGGTATCCTGGGCTTCTTTAATTGACATTGGTATCTCCACATTCAAATCAGAAATAGCTATGATTCTATAACACATTGATTGCTTTTAATATAAAATTTTTCCCTTCAATTGTCAATAAAAAAGTCAATGTAACTTTTTACCATGCTAATTTTACCCAACCAGGTGAGAATTATGAATCAAAATTGAAAGCATATTAATGTTTTTGTCAACTCGTTGTCGGTGAACAGGCTAAGACGCAATCGTCTTAGGACGTGAGAAAAAATAACTCTGCCCTTGTCGGATCTCTACCATAATAAAGATCCGCCGAAGGAGGATTACCCAGTTGATAGTCCGATTATCGTTGTTTGCAGCTATCCTAAATTTGAAATTGGTCATTTTATTTAATCCCATGTCCTTAACTGCGCCAATTCAACGCCCGCTGAAAACGCTCATCTTCTTCAACCAGATCGAACACCTTCGTCAAATTGATATTCGTGGGACAGATATGGGTGCAATTATCGCATCGGGTGCAGGCCAGAAATCCGTACGCCTCCCGCTGGCTGATCGGCTGGTTGGTTGCGATGCGATGCGCCGTCAGCCTGCGAGTGATCGGCGTAGCAGGCCCGTACAGACCGAACACATCCGACGTCGGGCAGACCCGCTCGCAACTATCACATTCGGCGCAGACCGAAATCATTTCTAGAATCGGATTTTTGCCGTTGGCTTTGAGATGCGGCGGCACGATGCGTGGAAAAACGATCTGAATCGTCTTCCAGACTATTTTTTCCAGCGGATAGGACAGCAGCAGCCGCTTCCCCTCCAGCCGTTTATGATAGGTGCTGACAAACCATTGGCTGAACCATGGCGTGATGATTTTCATTATTTTGAAAGCCAGTTTCTGTCCCTTTGGATTGAGAAATTTGCCCTGGTTGATCAGCCCATTTGGATCACTCTGCTTTTTAAACGCAGCAAATTGGGTTGCTTTTTGGGGATAGACCTGGCGCCATTTTTTCATGAAAAAATAATTCCATAAGCCGATGCCATAGGGTTTGGCGCCGAAATAATGCGCTACCTGCGCCATCAATGGCACCAGCGCAAAATAAATTTTATGACGAAACGTTCGTGTATCTGCCAGGAAAATCGATTGCACCAGAATTTCGTGATTGGGCAGCAGATGGGCTTCATATTTCAATTCAATATCAAACACTTTGTCAAAGATTTTGCCCAACAAATGCTGATAGGCTGGAAAAGCCGCAAACGGCAGGATCGTTTCGCTCACCAACAGCGAAGGTCCCTTCTGCTTCATCTGCACGGGCAGGAAGCGATGCTCCCACAGCAGATGCGCCATCGCCGTAGTCAGTTGCCGATAGGTTAGATGATTGACCCGCCGCTGCTCACCGCCAGAGCCGAACAGTCGGGATTTCAGCGCCTGCTGATAATCGCTCGCTTCATCAAAATGCAGCACGATCACATGCGCCTCGTCCTTGATCTCCTCGATGAGATCGTAATCCTCTCGAGCATCGGCCAGCCGCAGTTGATCGTTGGTCTTGAGCGCCTCAGCTGAACGGTGCTCGATGTGTTCCTTTTCAATCTGGTAGGTCTGGGCTAAGTACGATGGATCAAAATAGATGATCGAGGTCGGGTTCAATTTAGCCTCATAAAGCATTCCCATGAATTGGTGCGCATCCTCGGCGCTCTGAAACGAAAAGGCGAACGGCCGTTGCACAAACGATTCCTTGCGAACCCTGAGCGCAGCGCCCACGATAATTCCGAATTGCCCTTCGCTGCCGAAATAAAAATCGAATGTCTCATCGCCTGGTTGGAGCGTAATCAACTCTCCATCAGGCTGAAGGATCATCAATTCCAGCACCGACTCTTTGACATGCCCATATTTGAAACTGCCCAATCCGATCCCACCTGTGGCGATCCAGCCTGCGATTGTTCCACTGCTGCGATTGGTCGTCTCCTGGCGCAAGGCATAGCCCCGCTCCTGCAAATATTTTCTGGCGTCAGGAAACAGTACACCTGCTCCGATCAACAGCGCTTCATGTTCCTCATCCAATTTCAGAAAATCCAGATAGGAGAGATCGACCAAAACATCGCCTTTCAAAGGCACGCACCCGCCAAACGGATAAGTGCCAGCGCCTCGCACCGTGTAATTGCACCGATTCTCACCCGCCCAGATGACGAACCGCCGCAAATCCTCGACACACCCAGGTCGGATAATAAAAGCCAGCTTGATATCGGCGAGCAAATTCTTGAAAATCTCTGGCATGATGTGCGTGCCCGTATCAGCGCTGTAAATCTCCTGCTGCACAGGCTCGGGAAAAAACACATCCGTTGCCTCCGAAATTTGATCGAGCAAATTCCTAATCTGTGGAAACTGTTGCTCTTTTTGATCCGAGCTTGATTCGATACCTTCGAACAATAGGGTTCTGGCACGGCGTTGTTCAAAGGCTCGTTTTTGATTGGATTGGGTTAATAGAAATTCTGATAGATTCATATTTGGCTATTATGGTTCTTGAATTATTATTTACTTAGACAAATATTGATTTTAACTTTATGGGAGAGTAGGTTTTAAAGGGTAAGAATATAGCAGAAAAATTTTATTATGCAAGGGAATATTTTTGGGAGCATGTGAAAAGGTTGTAATAAGTTATTCTGTCTGAGGAAGATGATTTATGATTAGGTTTAGAGAGATTATGTGGCTTTGTTAATAAAGTAACAGCTTATACTTTTGTTCTATCATCAGCATCCCCTGGGATAATTCATTGTAGCTTCATCATGATTCAAATCGTGTGCGGTTGCAAGTCTATAATTATGGAATATTAGTTGGTTTCAATATAAAATATTTTACGTGAATTGTCAAGAAAAAATTCAATTTACTTTCAATGCGTCTTATATCCCTTCACTCCCGCAGCCGACAGGCCAAAAGATAAAATGGCTTGTTATCGTCAACAATCCCTTATCCGAGGGAATCACAATTTATTCTGTATCTCTCGCTCACACAACTGACAACGAACTACAGACAACGGACAACTTACAATGGCCTTTCTCACGAATATCATTCCCACCACTTTGAAATTGAACTGCTCCACTCGCTGTTTTAATGCTTCTGAATTGGTGGTTTCGCCGTTGTGCGTAAACGCCTGAAGTAAACTGGCAACCAATAGCTTTCAATTTGTTGACATCACGCCATGCGTTAAGCATTAAAAGTTATTGATCAACAAAAGCGAGATATACAATTTGCTCATTATCCGAGATCAATAGCGATCAGTCACCTTGGGATAAATGCGCTCTCATTCTTAAATACATCACGGCCATCATCCGTGCTTTTCGAAGGGTTTAAATCGCCTTTGGTTATTATTTGATCACCGCAGCCTTAGTCATAGCCGTCTCGCCGGTGCCGGTCTTGATGTAAATAATATATACGCCATTCAGTACCCGATATCCCTTATCGTTGGTAGCATCCCAGACCACATCGCCATCGTGCGGGCCTTTTCTTCCCTGGGGATCACTGGCGCGGTAACTCCGAGACCAAACCAGTTCTCCAACCAGCGTATAAATTTTGATGTCCACGTCAGTGTCCTGGGTCAAATAATAAGTAATGGTCGTGGTGGGACGGCTTGGACTGCCAAATGGGTTCGGATAATTGGCAAAATATTCTTTTAAATTATCCGCTTTGATCAAGCAAAAATCAGAAGCCAATTTCAAATTGGCGCCTGATTGGTCTAATAGGTTCTTCAATTGTGGCCGATTGAATGTCAATGCCTCTTGAACGAAGATGTTGCTATCGCCATTGATTGAAAAACATACGCTATTGATCGTCGGTTCGGCAGCGATATCGATGATCACATCGATAGAATCAGCGCGGCCCGGATGCACTGTATCTGGCTGGGAAAGCACCAATGGGATGACAGCGCCAGTATTGAAACTAGTCACTTGACCGTAGATACGATCGTGATCATGGTAATCTGTGACAGCGACTCTAGAAATTACCTGAGCTGGATTTTCGATGGGATTTCCCAAACGATCTTTGATGACGAGATTGAAGCCGTTCAGGATCACATTATTAGAGAATTCATCTTCCTGCTGATTGAAGATGCGAATTCCCATCATGGGAACCTGCGTTTGACCTTTGACCACAGTGTTCGGCGTGCGATTGATGTCGATGGTTGAAATGATCACTGTTTTCCGAATGGTCTCAATTGCAAAGAAACTGCGCCGCTTTTCTTGCCAGAAATGAGCTTCCGCTCCTGAATTTTCGTCCTTTGGACCCAGGGTAGCAGGAACGCGGACCTCAATGGTCGCCGCAGGCATCGGCTGAGCTGGCGCTTCAATGAGCCATTCCACTTCCTGATGCCCAGTGGTCGCCCGTCGTAATGGGTCCTGGGTGGTATAATTTGCCGGGAGCACCAGTTCGAGATAATATGGATCGTTGGTAAAGCTGGCATCGCCATAATTTTCCAGATGGGCGCGAACAGTGAACTTCTGGCCAACTGATACTTTTCCATCAGTAGCTCCCATGGGCGAGACAATGGCCGCAATCACCTCTGCCTCAGCTCGACGAATCACCGCGAACGAAAGACCGACAGTATCGCTTTGGATCAGAACCGTTTCGTCCTGCTGGTCATAACCCCAGGCATAAACCTGGACATCAGCTCGGGACCTGGCATCTACCGGCGCATTCAAACGCCATTGCACCGATTCGCCGGAACGGAACGATTGAGTCGGTTTGATATCAGCGTCAAACGAGAAGTCGCCCGGCAACAATCGCGCCCGCAAGCTATCTACCCCAATAGCAGTCACATTGGCTTCTACCCGAATGATCTGCTGGGTTGAGATGACGCCATCCACAGCACCAGCGGGTCCCAGCAATTTCAACGCGATGCCGATGCTGCCGCCGCTCACAGTCGCTACGTCCAGCCGAGTAAATGTACTATCGTCATCGAATGCTGGCAGATTGGTGTTTTCATCGTTCGGCTTTTTGAGATATTTGATAATTATGGGCGAAGTGGAAGTCGGAACATCCGGGGCAATTAAGTTCCATGTCAGCGCGCTATCGACGACAAAACTTTTCACCAGCGTATCCGTTGTATCGGCAAGCCGACAGCCAGTCGACCCCAGATTGAGCTCCAATTCCCCGGCGCCAGCAACGCCGGCCACGCCATAATTTTTGATTTCAACTTTGATCCCAAACGGTCGACCGACACGTAGTTTGCCGTTTTTGGCCGCCTCGGGATAGGCAATGCCTCGCACAAATTTCAGCTTGGCGCGGGCCACGGTTTTCACCCAGAGCGAATCCAAATATACCTTCGGCGTACCGCGCTCCTTCGCGGTGATCCGAATCTGAAACAATCGAAAATCTCCATCTGGAACCGGCGGGGCATCGATGCTCCAGTAAACTGGGACGCCTTTCTGCACCGATTGGGTCGGATTTATTGTGGAATGGAAATTATAAGTTGGCTCAGCATCAGGCAAAATGAGCGTCGCAGTCACATCTTTCAAATTGTCTGAAAATTGAATATCAGATTTTACCTTGAATGTCTGATAAGTGGAAACAATCCGATCCGTCGCACCAGAGGGTTCTGCGATTACCGTCTTATAGAGGATATTGGTCGCCAATGTGCGAACCACTATGGTATCGGTGCGCTGCGCCACCAGTGCGCGCTGGTCGATGTTCTTGTCTTTCGGCGCAACATCGATCGCGAGGATGATCGTATCCGGCCCCGAAGCATATTCTGGCGTAACAATGGTCCATTCGAGCTCTTGATTCGGCTTAAATAACTTGATGTGGCTATTAGGAATGCTGTCGGAACCGACAATAATCCGATAGTCTTTGGGCACAGAGAGTCGTAGCACACCGCTATCATCGACGTCGGCTGGCATGACTCCCAAATTTCTCACTAGCGCCTTTACTTGGAAGCTCTGATTGGTAGTGAATACGCTGTCTATCGCCCAGGCCGTCAGCGCAAGTTTGGCAGAATCATATACCGCAATCCGTGCTTTATTGTTGGCAGTGTTATCGATATCTGCCGGAAGGCCGGTATCAAACTCAATCGCCGACTCGATCGCCGAAGTGAACACCTCATTAAGGTCGGTCTGATTGGGATTGGCGATGACATCAAAATCAGCGAAACGGGTTTCATTGTATTCGATTGATGGGATCGAAAGCTGTGGCTGAGTGATGATCGAGCCTCCAGTATTGGTAAGCTTGACCCTCACATCCTTCACCTTCTTGCGTCCCAGATTTTGGAGTGTCAGTCTCACTGCAAAGTTTTGTCCCCGATTTACCAATCCCTTTGCGCCATCATAATTATTGCAGAGCACCTCGGTGCGCAATAATTGCACTGCAGCAGATGAACGGATGAAAAAGTCCCGACGAGCAGGTGAAATGAGCAGTTTCTGATTATTGCGATCGTTAGCTGACAAGACCGCTTCGATGCTTGCTGGCCCGGCATTGGTGGGAGAAATCGTTACCGTATAAACCAAAGTGTCGGTCCGGCCGCCTGATAAAATGAGCCCTCCTCCCTGCAATTCCATCGGGGGAGCGATAATATAGTCATGATGATCGATGTTATTCACTTTGATCACAATATTCTCTGGAGCTGGAGCTTGGATCGCTGCGGCCGCCATGCCTGTGTTGCGAACAACCAATGCTATTTTCCACGGTTCGATCTGCGAAGCTCGGATCGTATCCGGTGAGATCACATTGGTGATCTGAAATGTAGCAGGGTTCTGGATCACAACGCTCTCGGTCGAATCGGATGCCGATTCATAGATCACGGCTGCAGGCTCTTTAGTGTTCTGCGCTTCTGCTGAAGTTATTTTCACTTGAAAGACCTCGGTTGCGGCGGCAGATGAATCAGCTTTGATGCTAAAAGCTTGCTCCTTCCGTCCGCCATTGCCAGTAATATCTGTGAACACTTTGCTCATTCCTCCAGGGATTGAACCCCGATTGGAAGTCATGGTCACAGTCGCTTGCTTGATTTCGTCTTGGCCATTGTTCTCAAGTGTCACAAGCAATGAGAAGACCTGACCGCGATTGACAAATGGCGCATTTTGTGCCTGATTAATAACAGAGACGATCTTGAGCCGCGCAGGTTGTTCAATCACGATTGGCGTAGTCCGCTGAAAAGTCGCCACAGTGGTATCACCACTCGTGGTCTGAACCCCAGTGACTCGAGCTGAAATGAAACAGTTGCCCGTCGTCATGGTGGTCCCATCGATAATATAGGTCAATGTATCGATCGTACCTCCCGGCAGGGTTAGCCGACCGCTATTGAGCGCTGTCGGATATTTGATTACGAAATCATTTGCCAGGCTGAACGTTAAAAATGTTTTCGTCGGCTGCAATACCATTGCGATATCCGACCCGCCTTCGTTATTCAATATCACTTTCACCGTCCAATCCTGTCCCTGATTTCGGGTCACGCTATTCTGAGACGGAATCAGGTTGGTGATCCGCAAGGCCGCAGGCTCCTGAACGATGATGCCGGCATACGTTTCATCGATGCTGATCGGATTACCCGAAGCTTGATCTCTCAAGAACGGTTTGCCAGTAATAACCACTTGCCCAACGCTTGAGCCGGTCTTCGTGACGATAAACTTCAGCGTATCGATTCCACCAGCCGCAAGCAAATTTGTGCCGGATTTTTGAAATTTAGTGGGCTTCACCACTGAGTATTGGGAGCTGATATTGTTGCCTACCAGGAAAAACGCCACGGAAGCGCTATCCAATTTGACCACGGTCCCGCCCTTGTTTTCGATGACCATAATCAACTGCCATGGCATGGTCTGATTTTTGGTTACCACCGATTGGGACGGTGAAAATTGCTTGATGCCCACTAATGGTGCTGGTTTGACTTGCCATTTATGCGTGGTATCAGCAACATTGACCACTACAGTAGTCCCAGAGTTTGCGTCACTTCCAGTTAATCGTCCATTAATTACCACCTCTCCCAATGATGCTCCTGTGCTTACGCTCACCAGATAATTAAAAATCTGGGGAACAGCGGTTCCAGGCACAACGGTTGGGTTATTGGGTGCAGGGACAATCTGGTACTCACTGGTTACATCCTTCCCAAAGTTATTCGACCAGAAACTTAGGGCAGTAGAGCTAATA from candidate division KSB1 bacterium encodes:
- a CDS encoding glutamate synthase-related protein — its product is MNPNQKQDFVDRFWEIVKQSPLYREHTLADQKDEKSHLSHGVKLIYEKGFEYSQLFIDPLTCIRCGMCSHENACMYGAREGRPRKIPELKNINCALCNACVNYCPQNKQAQKERMVLDKLILHAPDLEEKKYWIKQQNRIHDTTKVQRSTYLTEMADRYVTEEIIMEIDKEASTGKIPVSGSGQGDRHQGIGFDAERFAHFHIVGPAQNRLHEGDPDEELSVILGKREDFCKFDRDGNLVNPIHPTIKLMTPILYNAIPLESNGKAELAFIKVAEKQKSLVVITLERLLEHYQFLLKEGKYERLPAVIIPRVDHELIHRLMVNPRTNRDFLIDLWRMPVFEVEYHPQIERTLNYIFDSVAAQNGGKPLICGYLEISEYDLIGSLSLDAEIKEKVNHFLDQGVDILHLHGLRNKDEYYVTSMAVRALHHYLMRIGRRHEVSIIASGGIRLASDTQKTIQRGAEATLIDFAALLALDPSAYKAKIEKKATTEKLLSLDIDWAVKRLNNQAESRKVQILEVLGASGFKDLKKTVGEEGRLIDFIKLENRIQRQIFEDDNILAEYARLNEELIQAEPIPDGSVRTYSSLKNRIKQVKAPHDFYRLGDTNQNLYKRDFVWPGQLIESMGRMAAGDLSMLEFKNVKATGLLGDGFDVMRILYNRDPMDIPESELDQVKTALPLDKNLVLEAPWMFGGKSVGSIGLDTWRAHVVAARELGIQFDTGEGGYPTCFFLNSKGEPIFFTENEIQLIKPYFQSGQDYTVQQMRQILSEQGITPESHPEIYQKIQHYPSLKPFHFTVVVDEADQPFVSTELKTGLFGVTKQTIKKARRVVIAYSQGAKMGIGGHILAQKVNKLVSYMRGVEGIEQLNLEKLEGLFQQLQKIQAKENHPLKDVAGASLPTIDEAQRADKVTDELKNVLWQIQETAYNLNAQHSIDPIEFQNIVRSCEEIIQYSYSSIISPFPFHNCYSIEDVKAFIDVIRMINPEAVIAIKVSPSIDIEFIATGLARIAKDNTEEIVRAKFGTEIQRQENFSAEMAEYARKYGMKIEIWLDGPRGGTGASPNIIKGQMGMHIEYAIPLIHNRLVKDGLRNYVKFMVSGGIRTYEDVIKAVALGADGVIWGTAPLVAIGCDRNRNCHDGCSRGIATSNLILQKLRDVELNTVQMINAFTMIQMQVTRALAALGFKDIRELRGRFDAIHWLGLKERVDHRYRIRKEVIKEIEKDEQLFEERMAARATAQSNCGVAAINGTVPIPGYILDQALTAMRNRGMDGVGMAKTLCFPDHPDEYAYRIMVKGTLQIDVEKQLAEQWQSEGKNFTQDDLQREARNLVLAQRMDLITKIKTVFLDPYFDYAGEIDPNKCRERYKSNASRLTVGSPVISSEARNLFI
- a CDS encoding putative DNA binding domain-containing protein, whose amino-acid sequence is MSIKEAQDTEFKSDWRDEHLKVVSAFANSKGGTLIIGLNDKGQPVVVEHVNRLLEDIPNKIRNRLGIIPFVELEKVNEHEIIKIKIHPSSVPISHNGKFYLRTGSTVQELQGKDLADFLIRKTGIAWDNSIEDKGDLNCLNHTTIEDFKRFAVDRIPSIVRETDFIIILQKLNLIENQSLKRAAILLFGNEPQRFYSHAYIKIGRFLSDTDIQTTDVVKGNLFQQLENSLEILRTKYLKSNISYEGIHRRDILEYPYEALREAIINALIHRDYWGTSHIQIRVYSDKLVIMNEGSLPPEVPVEKLKTNHLSKPRNKLLAEVFYYAGFIEAWGRGTLMMVDKCIEQGLPEPEFIEDHGVMNVIFYKDKWTEEHLRKLGCNERQIKAVMFIKEKGMITNKNYTELNNISRQSATRDLAELVSKKIIKLIGEGKRGSHYILYESKMRQ